From Mya arenaria isolate MELC-2E11 chromosome 12, ASM2691426v1, the proteins below share one genomic window:
- the LOC128210649 gene encoding beta-1,3-galactosyl-O-glycosyl-glycoprotein beta-1,6-N-acetylglucosaminyltransferase-like, translated as MYAALWPSERESPTPMTLVKERVPVSEEVREGTSNVTGMLSLFPTVRPLTFQRDKAYFVKDRKVKQVNCAAIFDGDENETALEERLASEDKRYFLQPIDYINMTSNCSKFILERGYVIDSLDENEFPIAFSILMYTAIEQAERLLRAIYRPQNVYCFHIDSKSGIDLYHAMSRIAECFDNVHVLEKRVDVQWGHMSVLEPEILCMKYVWNRSAKWKYFINLTGMEFPLKTNYELVRILHAYNGSNDIEGTIKRAIPDRWANAGPPPKDIALTKGGVQIISSRGFVDFALHDPRAAELLNWTRKTMHPDETFFTTLNHNPILGVPGSYRGIPETDEVVKPFLARYINWSWDTLECHGKYLHSVCIHSARDLPPMKDSKKLFVNKFHQEFHPLAYDCLEELLFNRTRDRHLGLSSFNSTFYSNLDFVKNRVEP; from the exons GAAGGAACTTCCAACGTGACGGGAATGCTCAGCCTTTTTCCAACTGTGCGGCCGTTAACGTTCCAGCGAGATAAGGCATATTTCGTTAAGGACAGAAAGGTGAAACAGGTTAACTGCGCTGCAATCTTTGATGGTGACGAAAATGAAACTGCGCTTGAAGAGCGCCTGGCTTCTGAAGACAAGCGTTATTTCTTACAACCAATTGATTACATAAACATGACTTCAAActgttcaaagtttattttggAAAGGGGATACGTTATTGATTCGCTTGACGAAAATGAATTTCCAATTGCTTTTAGTATTCTTATGTATACTGCGATAGAACAGGCTGAACGATTACTTCGTGCAATATATCGTCCACAAAACGTATACTGTTTCCATATAGACTCCAAAAGTGGAATTGACCTGTATCATGCGATGTCGCGCATAGCCGAGTGCTTTGACAATGTACACGTGCTGGAAAAACGCGTAGATGTGCAATGGGGCCACATGTCCGTGCTTGAACCTGAAATACTTTGTATGAAGTACGTTTGGAACCGCAGCGccaaatggaaatattttataaacctGACTGGAATGGAGTTTCCGCTCAAAACCAACTACGAACTAGTCCGTATTCTGCATGCCTACAATGGTTCAAACGACATAGAAGGAACTATTAAAAG AGCTATTCCAGACCGCTGGGCCAACGCAGGTCCTCCGCCAAAAGACATTGCTTTAACAAAGGGTGGCGTTCAAATTATTTCAAGCCGGGGCTTTGTTGATTTCGCTCTTCACGATCCCCGCGCCGCTGAACTCCTGAACTGGACGCGAAAGACTATGCACCCGGATGAGACTTTCTTCACGACTTTGAATCATAATCCGATTTTAGGAGTACCAGGATCATACCGAG GCATACCGGAGACGGACGAGGTTGTTAAGCCATTCCTAGCACGCTACATAAATTGGTCTTGGGACACACTAGAGTGTCATGGGAAGTATCTCCATAGTGTTTGTATCCATAGCGCCCGCGATCTCCCTCCCATGAAGGACAGTAAAAAGTTGTTCGTGAACAAGTTTCACCAGGAGTTTCATCCCCTGGCATACGATTGCCTCGAGGAGTTGCTGTTTAATAGAACCAGAGACAGACACCTCGGACTTAGCAGTTTCAATTCCACTTTTTATTCTAACCTTgactttgtgaaaaatagagtCGAACCCTGA